In Rosa chinensis cultivar Old Blush chromosome 1, RchiOBHm-V2, whole genome shotgun sequence, a genomic segment contains:
- the LOC112165983 gene encoding cytochrome P450 704C1 translates to MDLASTAVSLSLALLLAVVVARKLRAKNKRYHPVAGTFVHQVINFPRLHHYMTELACKYKTYRMLDLFKGAVYTADPANVEYVLKTNFTNYGKGAYIYSIISDVVGDGIFAVDGGKWQHQRKVMSAEFSTKVVRDFSCAVFKTNAVKLAGIIYEAATSKQAIEIQDLFMKATLDSIIKILLGIELDSMSGKDEEGNRFSHAFESEQEAALYRLFDVFWKIKRFLNIGKEAELKKNLKVVDQFVYKLINSKIETFQNPEVNLLLKKRDLVSRRLELKDTDPKYLRDIVLCVTVAGQDTTASSLSWFVYMMCKHLHIQEKIAQEVREVINLEDNSSIDELAASLDQEALDKMQYLHAALSETIRLYPSVPMNMRMCFSDDTWPDGYSVRKGDLVVYQPYAMGRMKSLWGDDAEEFRPERWLDENGLFQDESPYKFIAFSAGPRICLGKEHAYTQMKIFSAVLLCSYIFKLADEKKIANYKTMVTLPIDGGLYVHASPRLWHARP, encoded by the exons ATGGATCTTGCTTCCACGGCGGTATCATTAAGTTTAGCGTTACTTTTAGCTGTAGTTGTGGCCCGAAAATTGCGTGCCAAGAACAAGAGATACCATCCGGTCGCCGGAACTTTCGTGCACCAAGTTATCAACTTCCCTAGGCTGCACCATTACATGACTGAGCTTGCATGCAAGTACAAAACTTACAGGATGCTCGACTTGTTCAAAGGTGCGGTTTACACAGCAGATCCTGCAAATGTGGAATATGTGCTCAAAACAAACTTCACTAATTATGGCAAG GGGGCGTATATATACAGCATTATATCAGATGTTGTGGGCGATGGGATCTTCGCAGTGGATGGGGGAAAATGGCAGCATCAGAGGAAGGTGATGAGTGCTGAATTCTCAACAAAAGTAGTGAGAGACTTCAGCTGTGCAGTTTTCAAAACTAATGCAGTTAAACTTGCTGGCATAATTTATGAAGCTGCAACCAGCAAGCAAGCAATAGAGATCCAA GATTTGTTTATGAAAGCAACGTTAGACTCAATCATCAAGATTCTACTTGGTATCGAACTAGACAGCATGAGTGGAAAAGATGAAGAAGGCAACCGGTTTTCCCATGCTTTTGAATCGGAGCAAGAAGCTGCCTTGTATCGTTTATTTGATGTATTCTGGAAGATCAAACGCTTCTTAAACATCGGTAAGGAAGCAGAGCTAAAGAAAAACCTCAAAGTGGTTGATCAATTTGTGTATAAATTAATCAATAGCAAgattgaaactttccagaatcCAGAAGTCAACCTATTG CTGAAGAAAAGAGATTTGGTTTCAAGGCGTTTGGAATTGAAAGATACTGATCCAAAGTACCTCAGAGACATAGTCCTCTGTGTTACTGTTGCTGGACAAGACACGACAGCTAGCTCTCTTTCATGGTTTGTTTATATGATGTGCAAGCATCTTCACATACAAGAAAAAATTGCACAGGAAGTTAGAGAAGTAATAAATTTGGAAGATAATTCTAGTATTGATGAGCTTGCAGCAAGCCTTGATCAAGAAGCCCTTGACAAAATGCAATATCTACATGCTGCTTTAAGTGAAACAATCAGACTCTATCCTTCAGTTCCAATG AACATGAGGATGTGCTTTTCTGATGACACCTGGCCCGATGGATATAGTGTCAGAAAAGGGGACCTGGTGGTATACCAACCTTATGCAATGGGAAGGATGAAATCTCTATGGGGAGATGATGCAGAAGAGTTTCGGCCAGAGAGATGGCTCGATGAAAATGGTCTTTTCCAGGACGAAAGCCCTTACAAATTCATAGCCTTCAGC GCTGGTCCAAGAATTTGTCTTGGAAAGGAACACGCATATACGCAAATGAAGATATTTTCTGCTGTGCTTTTATGCAGCTATATATTCAAGCTAGCTGATGAGAAAAAAATTGCCAATTACAAGACCATGGTCACCCTACCAATTGATGGAGGTCTCTATGTGCATGCCTCCCCAAGATTATGGCATGCGAGACCTTAA